One region of Arthrobacter sp. StoSoilB22 genomic DNA includes:
- a CDS encoding YibE/F family protein translates to MGHGHSHGHSENSEPTPQAIASRKRANWILAAILVPVGVLTLVAMMVLWPSGSREGITFSSPYQPAPGVTFDTGRIQSVVVESCTQTGQSNTGQGNTGQSNTGQTDTGQNSQSGGSQCTFAFTEPDKGGDVVKVVINPDVAMSHGVDVGDSIRYLNLSAVQGASAGSGAPAYVFVDFVRSIPIALLAVLYAAVVIAVARWRGFRALLGLVGAYFVLVSFILPGLVEGKPPLLLALVGSTVIMIGVLYFAHGFSARTSTALLGTIFGLSITALLAAWATDAANLAGVGNHDASTLVNMSPQISISGIILCGLIISGLGVLNDVTITQSSAVWELYELAPNTSARKLFSSAMRIGRDHIASTVYTIAFAYAGAALPILIIVMLYDRPLAEALTSAELSEEVIRTLVGSIGLVLAIPVTTLIAVLVVKATGIKRLAAAGGASVSPDELRDTGSLAAAAVVAGSGSEDTHDADTRLDAHGKPARPGSRRAQREAERRGGSTDNTT, encoded by the coding sequence ATGGGCCACGGTCACTCCCACGGTCATTCTGAAAATTCCGAGCCAACCCCGCAGGCCATTGCGTCGCGGAAGCGGGCCAACTGGATTCTCGCGGCCATTCTTGTTCCGGTGGGCGTCCTGACGCTCGTGGCCATGATGGTCCTGTGGCCTTCCGGCAGCCGCGAGGGCATCACGTTTTCAAGCCCATACCAACCCGCCCCCGGGGTCACGTTCGACACTGGCAGGATTCAGAGCGTGGTGGTGGAAAGCTGCACGCAGACCGGTCAAAGCAACACGGGCCAGGGCAACACCGGCCAAAGCAACACGGGCCAAACTGACACGGGCCAGAACAGCCAGTCCGGCGGATCCCAGTGCACGTTCGCCTTCACGGAGCCGGATAAGGGCGGGGACGTGGTGAAGGTTGTCATCAACCCTGACGTGGCCATGTCCCACGGCGTGGATGTGGGGGACTCCATCCGGTACCTCAACCTGTCCGCCGTCCAGGGGGCAAGTGCGGGAAGCGGCGCCCCGGCTTATGTATTTGTGGACTTTGTCCGCAGCATTCCCATCGCCCTCCTGGCTGTCCTGTACGCAGCGGTGGTCATCGCGGTGGCCCGTTGGCGCGGCTTCCGGGCGCTTCTTGGCCTGGTGGGTGCCTATTTTGTGCTGGTGAGCTTCATTCTGCCGGGTTTGGTGGAAGGAAAACCGCCGCTCCTGCTGGCTCTGGTGGGCTCTACGGTGATCATGATCGGGGTCCTGTACTTTGCGCACGGGTTCTCGGCGCGAACGTCTACGGCCCTGCTGGGCACGATCTTTGGGCTCAGCATCACTGCGCTGTTGGCGGCGTGGGCTACGGACGCGGCTAATTTGGCCGGAGTGGGGAACCACGACGCTTCAACGCTGGTGAACATGTCCCCGCAGATCTCGATCTCCGGGATCATCCTCTGCGGCCTCATCATTTCCGGCCTGGGCGTTCTCAACGATGTCACCATCACGCAGTCCTCCGCAGTGTGGGAACTTTACGAACTGGCGCCCAACACCAGTGCCCGCAAGCTGTTCTCCTCGGCTATGCGGATCGGGCGGGACCACATCGCTTCCACCGTCTACACCATCGCCTTTGCCTACGCGGGCGCCGCACTTCCCATTCTCATCATTGTGATGCTCTATGACCGCCCGCTCGCGGAAGCACTGACCAGTGCCGAGCTGTCCGAGGAAGTCATCCGCACCTTGGTGGGCTCCATCGGCCTGGTTCTTGCCATCCCCGTCACCACCCTGATCGCTGTCCTGGTGGTGAAGGCCACCGGCATAAAGCGCCTTGCCGCAGCAGGCGGGGCCTCGGTGAGTCCCGATGAGCTTAGGGACACCGGTTCGCTGGCAGCAGCCGCCGTCGTCGCGGGTTCAGGGTCGGAGGACACGCACGACGCCGACACGCGCCTTGACGCTCACGGCAAGCCGGCACGCCCGGGTAGCCGCCGTGCACAACGGGAAGCGGAGCGCCGCGGCGGAAGCACCGACAACACCACCTGA
- the dusB gene encoding tRNA dihydrouridine synthase DusB: protein MTVVATPPAPKLELPPLKLGRITVDTPVILAPMAGITNSAFRRLCREYGGGMYVAEMVTSRALVERTPESLRIISHDEDEKVRSVQLYGVDPVTVGAAVRMLVEEDRADHIDLNFGCPVPKVTRRGGGSALPWKIDLFTSIVNTAVKEAAKGDIPLTIKMRKGIDEDHLTYLDAGRIARDAGVAAVALHGRTAAQFYSGQADWSAIARLREALPDIPVLGNGDIWSAEDAVRMVRETGVDGVVVGRGCQGRPWLFGDLQAAFEGSDQRHRPGLREVAEGVYRHAELMVETFGNDEYKALREIRKHMAWYFKGYVVGGELRAKLATVPTLEVLREYLDELDMDSPYPGVDSEGPRGRAGSPKKPALPKDWLESRQLNAEQSADISAAELDVSGG, encoded by the coding sequence GTGACTGTTGTAGCAACGCCCCCCGCACCAAAGCTTGAGCTCCCGCCATTGAAGCTTGGCAGGATCACCGTGGACACCCCCGTGATCCTTGCCCCGATGGCCGGCATCACCAACTCGGCCTTCCGCAGGCTCTGCCGTGAATACGGCGGCGGCATGTACGTGGCCGAGATGGTGACGTCCCGTGCCCTTGTGGAGCGGACGCCGGAATCGTTGCGCATCATCTCCCATGATGAGGACGAGAAAGTCCGTTCCGTGCAGCTCTACGGCGTGGATCCTGTGACGGTGGGCGCCGCGGTGCGGATGCTGGTGGAAGAGGACCGGGCCGATCACATCGACCTCAACTTCGGCTGCCCCGTGCCCAAGGTCACCCGGCGCGGTGGCGGTTCGGCGCTTCCCTGGAAGATCGATCTGTTCACCTCAATCGTCAATACAGCAGTCAAGGAAGCCGCCAAGGGCGATATCCCGCTCACCATCAAAATGCGCAAAGGCATTGATGAGGATCACCTGACGTACCTCGACGCCGGCCGGATCGCCCGCGACGCCGGAGTAGCCGCCGTCGCACTTCACGGCAGGACTGCCGCGCAGTTCTATTCCGGCCAGGCCGACTGGTCCGCCATTGCCCGCCTCCGCGAAGCTCTGCCGGACATCCCGGTGCTGGGCAACGGCGACATTTGGTCTGCCGAGGATGCAGTTCGCATGGTCCGGGAAACCGGTGTGGACGGTGTCGTAGTGGGCCGCGGTTGCCAGGGCCGCCCCTGGTTGTTCGGCGACCTCCAGGCAGCGTTCGAGGGCAGCGACCAGCGGCACCGGCCCGGGCTCCGGGAAGTGGCGGAGGGCGTCTACCGCCATGCTGAGCTGATGGTGGAGACCTTCGGCAACGATGAATACAAGGCACTCCGTGAGATCCGCAAGCACATGGCCTGGTACTTCAAGGGCTATGTTGTGGGTGGCGAACTCCGTGCCAAGCTGGCCACCGTTCCCACCCTCGAGGTGCTGCGCGAATACCTTGATGAACTGGATATGGACTCGCCCTACCCGGGAGTCGATTCCGAGGGCCCCCGCGGCCGCGCTGGTTCGCCCAAGAAGCCTGCGTTGCCCAAGGACTGGCTGGAGAGCCGTCAGCTGAACGCTGAACAGAGCGCGGATATCTCGGCCGCAGAGCTGGACGTTTCGGGCGGCTAG